A genomic segment from Cytophagia bacterium CHB2 encodes:
- a CDS encoding PTS sugar transporter subunit IIA: MNGLPRLPMRLSEYLTESLILLDLNTENKNEAFQTMVSTLAHHNVISEPHTFLDEVIAREEIEPTCIGHGVALPHARTLCVDRPVIVFARAKSGIPFTPTPTDRVNLIFMLGTPKNAPNLYLQLLSQLCRLLHNSAFREQLLSASSTREIVQLFKQEPDNATPCMAMA, encoded by the coding sequence ATGAATGGACTCCCGAGACTTCCGATGCGGTTATCCGAATATCTCACCGAAAGCTTGATCCTGCTGGATCTGAATACGGAAAACAAAAACGAAGCCTTTCAAACGATGGTTTCGACGCTGGCGCACCACAACGTCATCAGCGAGCCGCACACGTTTTTGGACGAAGTGATCGCGCGAGAAGAAATCGAGCCGACGTGCATTGGCCACGGCGTGGCCTTGCCGCACGCGCGCACGCTGTGCGTCGATCGTCCGGTCATCGTGTTTGCGCGCGCGAAATCCGGCATTCCCTTCACGCCCACGCCCACGGACCGCGTTAACTTGATCTTCATGCTGGGCACGCCGAAAAACGCGCCCAATCTTTATTTGCAACTGCTCTCCCAGCTCTGCCGGCTGCTGCACAACAGCGCCTTCCGCGAGCAACTTCTGTCAGCCAGCTCGACGCGTGAAATCGTTCAGCTTTTCAAGCAAGAACCGGACAACGCGACGCCCTGTATGGCCATGGCATAA
- a CDS encoding GWxTD domain-containing protein, with protein MQHLLTVCKDAVAKLCTLFGVAMLAFSPLFAGPPDSLLHFEVDYARFRINDNVAQLEIYISVPRSRLQFVAEGEDLLASFESQVIIAIADSDVVDHKWVEHTVAADSAEIKPTQILCTQANFQVPVNTYDVNVRVTDPRTKHFGVRSFQVNIAPFAKDRLVLSDLEIASRIARDTTVSRFYKNNHLVIPNPSRMYGANLPMLFTYAEIYNLSYPSDSSYSVAYRILDGQNKEVKTLPVRKRHVSGRQLVEVGGFNVMALPAGSYFLEINVTDHASQQQASSRYKFYVYREETRLASRAASQEAGYDFLLGLYRERTEEELNEEFKTMRYLAANEDEKIFSALDAPGKREFLVKFWQVRDQSPDTPRNEFRDDYLKRVQFANESFSGLRKGWQTDMGRVLLVYSQPDEVERYPSSSENRPYQIWRYFEIQGGVEFIFVDVSNWGEYRLVHSSARGELSDGDWQRWINPGR; from the coding sequence ATGCAACACCTTCTTACCGTATGCAAAGACGCCGTGGCAAAATTATGCACGCTTTTCGGCGTCGCGATGTTGGCTTTTTCGCCGTTGTTTGCCGGGCCGCCGGATTCCCTCCTCCACTTTGAAGTGGACTATGCGCGATTTCGCATCAATGATAATGTCGCCCAACTCGAAATATACATCTCCGTACCGCGCAGCCGGTTGCAATTCGTGGCCGAAGGCGAAGATTTGCTTGCGTCCTTTGAATCACAAGTGATCATCGCCATTGCTGACAGCGATGTGGTTGATCATAAATGGGTCGAGCACACCGTGGCGGCAGATTCCGCCGAAATAAAGCCGACGCAAATTCTCTGTACCCAGGCAAATTTTCAAGTGCCGGTGAACACCTACGACGTCAATGTCCGTGTAACCGACCCGCGCACCAAACATTTCGGCGTACGCTCGTTTCAGGTGAACATTGCGCCGTTTGCCAAAGACCGGCTCGTCTTGAGCGATCTTGAAATCGCGTCGCGCATCGCACGCGATACCACGGTTTCGCGTTTTTACAAAAACAATCACCTGGTGATTCCGAACCCCAGCCGCATGTACGGCGCCAATTTGCCCATGCTGTTCACGTATGCGGAGATTTACAATCTGTCGTATCCCAGCGACAGCAGCTATTCCGTCGCCTATCGCATTTTAGACGGCCAAAACAAGGAAGTCAAGACGTTACCCGTGCGCAAGCGTCATGTGAGCGGCAGACAGTTGGTGGAGGTCGGCGGGTTCAACGTCATGGCGCTGCCGGCCGGTTCGTATTTTCTGGAGATCAATGTCACGGATCACGCGTCGCAACAACAGGCCTCGAGCCGGTACAAATTCTATGTGTATCGCGAAGAGACCAGGCTTGCTTCGCGAGCGGCCTCACAGGAAGCCGGGTACGATTTTTTGCTCGGACTCTACCGTGAGCGTACCGAAGAAGAACTGAATGAGGAATTCAAAACCATGCGCTATCTTGCGGCGAATGAAGATGAAAAAATTTTCTCCGCGCTGGATGCGCCCGGCAAGCGTGAGTTCCTGGTCAAATTTTGGCAGGTTCGCGACCAATCTCCTGACACGCCGCGCAATGAGTTTCGCGACGATTATTTGAAGCGCGTACAATTCGCCAATGAGAGCTTTTCCGGGCTGCGCAAAGGCTGGCAAACCGATATGGGCCGCGTGCTGCTCGTGTACAGCCAGCCTGATGAAGTGGAGCGTTATCCCAGCAGCAGTGAAAACCGGCCCTATCAAATCTGGCGCTATTTCGAAATTCAAGGCGGGGTGGAATTCATCTTTGTGGATGTCAGCAATTGGGGTGAGTACCGTCTGGTGCACTCCTCGGCGCGCGGCGAACTTTCAGATGGCGACTGGCAACGCTGGATCAATCCGGGACGATAG
- a CDS encoding T9SS type A sorting domain-containing protein, whose protein sequence is MKIRKGEMLFLGMRRWLIICFSLLPLCAGAQDLAGLSICIDPGHGPGNVNAGPTGLREADINFKVASFLKEYLVAANIDTVLLTHLNNTSDISLSQREQIANNFGVDWFHSVHHNALGSTNTSTRYTLMLLEERRDPARRCSNGSIMGTGQAEWPGESDIMSSIMAERLWQGYRTASFVSRLDWTFYGGCNGGFSLGVLNDLQMPGELSEATFHDHPAEEAKMRNPDFLRLEARALAMSFFEYFDAGLMPTGALSGIISDAETGMPLNGVSLTLEPGNLTYTTDNFRNGVYAFDGLAPGTYTITVNVPEYQSFSTTVNMAAHAFRYGDARLIPQAPPAVQAITPSDSAQDVYVYEPIRISFSRNMTLASVQAAFHLDPPVAGVLSSVANNPKEFVFTPDFRYAFATTYAVTIDSTARDQFGRGLDGDGDGQSGGTFSWRFTTMPLNAETPAVVDFFPRNKQTEIFVRDVIEMRFNRAMSPTTLDPPDVKIFALANNLVLVRIFASLENGLFKYSFVPTEALLGNRIFTVQLSNSIRDLNGTNLPQALEWRFKTAVAPEALDILSTFASADQPFSDPLSHAQTAGVVADSTSFALTPEAAVSDSTAGRLRYVFRESSVGAVFMDLTSPLRLNNNEVAALFVFGDGSENILRWHLRGNDGVIYHFEKTLDWTGWRSVRLETARDSLVEGSRDVAAKNVTPLVWESISVSNSKRLRGEILFEDLLHGHPRSVAVTEPPLQTPMQFTLAQNFPNPFNPVTEIPYFMPSAAAVEIAVYDPLGQRVRLLVEGWRPPGEHRVQWDGRNTYGASVASGVYFVKMIAGDFIAVRKLLLMR, encoded by the coding sequence ATGAAAATACGAAAGGGCGAGATGCTGTTTTTAGGTATGCGCCGTTGGCTCATCATCTGTTTTAGTTTATTACCGCTGTGCGCCGGCGCACAAGATCTCGCCGGCCTAAGCATCTGCATCGACCCCGGCCATGGCCCGGGCAACGTCAATGCCGGGCCCACCGGATTGCGCGAAGCGGATATCAATTTCAAAGTGGCCTCTTTTCTTAAAGAATATCTTGTCGCCGCCAACATCGACACGGTTCTGCTCACGCACCTTAACAATACTTCGGACATCAGCCTGAGTCAGCGCGAGCAGATTGCCAACAATTTCGGCGTCGATTGGTTTCATTCCGTGCATCATAATGCGCTGGGCTCGACCAATACCTCGACGCGTTACACGTTGATGTTGCTTGAAGAAAGGCGCGATCCGGCGCGGCGCTGTTCCAACGGCAGCATCATGGGCACGGGCCAGGCGGAATGGCCGGGAGAATCCGATATCATGAGCAGCATCATGGCGGAAAGGCTTTGGCAGGGCTATCGCACCGCCTCTTTTGTGAGCCGGCTGGATTGGACGTTTTACGGCGGCTGCAACGGCGGCTTCAGCCTGGGTGTGCTGAATGACTTGCAAATGCCCGGCGAGCTTTCCGAAGCCACCTTTCATGATCATCCTGCGGAAGAAGCGAAGATGCGCAACCCGGATTTTTTGCGGCTGGAAGCGCGCGCCTTGGCCATGAGTTTTTTTGAGTATTTCGACGCCGGCTTGATGCCCACCGGCGCGCTCAGCGGAATCATCAGCGATGCCGAAACCGGCATGCCGCTGAACGGCGTTTCATTGACGCTCGAACCCGGCAATCTGACTTACACCACAGACAACTTTCGCAACGGCGTCTATGCGTTTGATGGCCTGGCGCCCGGCACTTACACCATCACGGTAAATGTGCCGGAATATCAATCCTTTTCAACGACAGTGAACATGGCAGCGCATGCGTTTCGTTACGGTGATGCGCGCCTAATTCCACAAGCGCCGCCCGCGGTGCAGGCAATTACGCCCAGCGACAGCGCACAAGACGTTTATGTGTATGAGCCGATTCGCATATCGTTCTCGCGCAACATGACGCTTGCTTCGGTGCAAGCTGCGTTTCACCTCGATCCGCCGGTTGCGGGCGTGTTGAGCAGCGTGGCGAACAATCCCAAAGAGTTTGTTTTCACGCCGGATTTTCGCTATGCCTTCGCAACCACCTACGCCGTAACCATTGACAGCACGGCCCGCGATCAATTCGGGCGCGGGCTGGATGGCGACGGCGACGGCCAAAGCGGCGGAACATTCTCTTGGCGCTTTACGACCATGCCGCTGAACGCTGAGACGCCGGCGGTGGTTGACTTTTTTCCGCGCAACAAGCAAACGGAGATCTTCGTGCGCGACGTGATTGAAATGCGTTTCAATCGCGCCATGTCCCCAACGACTCTCGATCCACCCGATGTGAAAATCTTTGCTCTTGCCAATAATCTTGTTCTAGTGCGCATTTTTGCTTCTCTAGAAAATGGTTTATTCAAGTATAGCTTTGTTCCAACCGAAGCCCTGCTGGGCAATCGTATCTTCACGGTACAACTTTCAAACAGTATCCGTGATCTCAACGGTACAAATTTGCCGCAGGCGCTGGAGTGGCGCTTCAAGACCGCGGTTGCGCCCGAGGCCCTGGATATTCTCAGCACGTTTGCGAGCGCCGATCAACCATTTAGCGACCCGCTCTCGCATGCACAGACGGCTGGCGTCGTCGCGGATTCGACTTCATTTGCATTGACGCCGGAAGCTGCAGTGAGCGACTCCACCGCCGGCCGGTTGCGCTATGTTTTTCGTGAGTCCTCCGTCGGCGCAGTATTCATGGATTTGACCTCGCCCCTGCGCTTGAACAACAATGAAGTTGCGGCTTTGTTCGTATTCGGAGACGGCAGTGAAAACATTTTGCGTTGGCATCTGCGCGGCAATGACGGCGTGATTTATCATTTCGAGAAAACGCTGGATTGGACCGGCTGGCGCAGCGTGCGCCTCGAGACGGCGCGCGACAGCCTCGTTGAGGGCAGCCGCGACGTGGCAGCAAAAAACGTGACTCCGCTGGTTTGGGAAAGCATCTCCGTTTCCAACTCCAAGCGCCTGCGCGGTGAAATTTTATTTGAAGATTTGTTGCACGGCCATCCGCGCAGCGTGGCGGTGACGGAGCCCCCGCTGCAAACGCCAATGCAATTCACTCTCGCGCAAAATTTTCCCAATCCCTTTAATCCGGTTACGGAAATTCCGTATTTCATGCCCTCGGCTGCTGCGGTAGAGATTGCCGTTTATGATCCCCTGGGCCAGCGCGTGCGGTTGTTGGTCGAGGGCTGGCGTCCGCCGGGCGAGCATCGCGTGCAATGGGATGGCCGCAACACATATGGCGCAAGCGTTGCCTCCGGCGTTTATTTCGTCAAAATGATTGCCGGTGATTTCATCGCCGTGCGCAAATTGTTGCTCATGCGCTAG
- the thyX gene encoding FAD-dependent thymidylate synthase, which produces MNMTPEQLFEKWGGTWQNALTAMPAPVYKSPAGTPFLTQPGLALIAKPHVDLAGLQNFLAGFDAALQFDQYLADPTALTPGAQLCKVAGQTCYASFGPKRTMNDNAARYFQNIMASGHGSVLEHANYSFLLYGISRSLTHELIRHRAGFGYSQLSQRYVTGRVLRFVERPEFQDGAELHEKFLQRIDRGHAEYHALAEKLLEEQRSGTAILSAEAATDLRKKVNQSARAVLPNETETIIVVTGNVRAWRHFIEMRASDHSEVEIRGLAVRVFLCLRALEPILFGDYTLVELPDGTFCVTTENRKV; this is translated from the coding sequence ATGAACATGACGCCGGAACAACTTTTTGAAAAATGGGGCGGAACATGGCAAAATGCTCTGACGGCTATGCCTGCACCGGTGTACAAGTCCCCCGCCGGCACACCGTTTTTAACGCAGCCGGGCCTAGCGTTGATTGCGAAGCCTCACGTCGATTTGGCGGGATTGCAGAATTTTCTCGCGGGTTTTGATGCGGCATTGCAGTTCGATCAATATCTCGCAGATCCGACCGCGCTGACGCCGGGCGCGCAATTGTGCAAAGTCGCCGGCCAAACGTGTTATGCCAGCTTCGGCCCGAAACGCACGATGAACGACAATGCCGCCCGTTATTTCCAGAACATCATGGCGAGCGGCCACGGTTCGGTTCTGGAGCATGCGAATTATTCATTTTTGCTTTATGGCATTTCGCGCAGCTTGACGCACGAATTGATTCGGCACCGTGCGGGCTTCGGCTATTCGCAATTGTCGCAACGCTACGTAACGGGCCGTGTCCTGCGTTTTGTCGAGCGCCCGGAGTTTCAAGACGGGGCAGAGCTGCATGAAAAATTTTTGCAGCGCATCGATCGCGGCCACGCCGAGTATCATGCGCTGGCCGAAAAATTATTGGAAGAACAGCGCTCCGGCACAGCGATTCTCAGCGCAGAAGCGGCAACAGATTTGCGCAAAAAAGTCAATCAATCGGCGCGCGCCGTGTTGCCCAATGAAACGGAGACCATCATTGTCGTCACCGGCAACGTGCGCGCGTGGCGTCATTTTATCGAAATGCGCGCCAGCGATCATTCCGAAGTGGAAATTCGCGGCCTGGCCGTGCGCGTGTTTTTGTGCCTGCGCGCCCTCGAACCGATCTTGTTTGGGGATTATACTCTGGTGGAATTGCCGGACGGCACATTCTGCGTAACCACGGAAAACCGGAAAGTGTGA
- a CDS encoding carbon-nitrogen hydrolase family protein, whose amino-acid sequence MKICVAQTRPIKGDMQSNIDNHKKLIDLAVTHGADTIIFPELSITGYEPELAKDLATTPGDRRFDDFQMMAGARQITIGIGVPTKNERGICISMLIFQPGQARQTYSKKYLHADEEEFFVSGQNTSVVIGNNTKIALAICYELSVPEHAENAFRNGAEIYLASVAKSAEGIDKAVASLSGIARKYSMTALMSNCIGPSSGFESAGRSAIWNNHGMLLGQLNGASEGILMLDTDTQEIIAKTI is encoded by the coding sequence ATGAAAATCTGCGTTGCGCAAACAAGGCCGATCAAAGGCGACATGCAAAGCAACATTGACAATCACAAAAAACTGATTGATCTGGCTGTTACGCATGGCGCTGACACAATTATCTTTCCGGAATTGTCGATAACGGGCTATGAACCCGAATTGGCAAAAGATTTAGCGACGACTCCCGGCGATCGCCGGTTTGACGATTTCCAAATGATGGCCGGCGCCCGGCAAATAACGATTGGAATCGGAGTCCCGACAAAAAATGAGAGAGGGATTTGCATCAGCATGCTTATTTTTCAGCCGGGCCAAGCGCGGCAAACGTATTCCAAAAAATATCTACACGCTGATGAAGAAGAATTTTTTGTGAGCGGGCAAAACACGAGCGTCGTAATCGGCAACAACACCAAAATCGCGCTGGCAATTTGTTATGAATTATCCGTGCCCGAGCATGCGGAGAATGCGTTTAGAAACGGCGCCGAAATTTACCTGGCAAGTGTGGCGAAATCGGCAGAGGGCATTGACAAAGCCGTCGCAAGCTTGTCCGGGATTGCGCGCAAATACAGCATGACGGCGTTGATGTCAAACTGTATCGGGCCGAGCAGCGGATTTGAAAGCGCGGGGCGATCGGCGATTTGGAACAACCACGGCATGCTGCTGGGGCAATTGAACGGCGCGAGTGAGGGAATACTCATGCTCGACACGGACACGCAAGAAATCATTGCAAAGACGATATAA
- a CDS encoding sulfurtransferase produces the protein MADYANPGVLVSTDWVEQHKSDPNLAIVEVDVDTAAYSEGHVPGALGWNWQTQLCDTLRRDIISQSDLEKLLGESGIGNNTTVVLYGDNNNWFAAWAFWQLKMYGHQDVRIMNGGRKKWLAEGRPLAKDVPTPKAASYKASSPNLAYRAFLNQAQSALTAPGFAMVDVRSPDEFSGKILSPPGLPETCQRGGHIPGAKNIPWGQACNDDGMFKSFDELQALYGGKGITPDKNVIAYCRIGERSSHTWFVLKYLLGFPHVSNYDGSWTEWGNLVGAPVERGA, from the coding sequence ATGGCAGATTATGCAAATCCCGGGGTGCTGGTTTCGACCGACTGGGTCGAGCAGCACAAAAGCGATCCCAATCTCGCGATCGTGGAAGTCGATGTTGATACCGCCGCCTACAGCGAAGGCCATGTTCCCGGTGCGCTCGGCTGGAACTGGCAAACGCAATTGTGTGATACGCTGCGCCGCGACATCATCAGCCAGTCAGACTTGGAAAAATTGCTGGGGGAAAGCGGCATCGGCAATAATACAACCGTCGTGCTGTATGGCGACAACAACAATTGGTTTGCAGCGTGGGCGTTTTGGCAATTGAAGATGTACGGCCACCAAGATGTGCGCATCATGAACGGCGGCCGCAAAAAATGGCTTGCCGAAGGCCGGCCGCTGGCAAAGGATGTTCCCACACCGAAAGCGGCGAGCTACAAGGCGAGCAGCCCCAACCTCGCCTATCGCGCCTTTCTCAACCAAGCGCAAAGCGCCTTGACTGCGCCCGGTTTTGCGATGGTCGACGTGCGCTCGCCCGACGAATTCTCCGGCAAGATTCTCTCGCCGCCGGGATTGCCCGAAACCTGCCAGCGCGGCGGCCACATCCCCGGCGCGAAGAATATTCCGTGGGGACAGGCCTGCAACGACGATGGCATGTTTAAGAGCTTCGACGAGCTGCAAGCGCTTTATGGCGGCAAGGGCATCACACCGGACAAGAACGTGATTGCGTATTGCCGTATCGGCGAGCGTTCGAGTCACACCTGGTTCGTGCTCAAGTATTTGCTCGGCTTTCCCCATGTGTCGAATTATGACGGCTCGTGGACAGAGTGGGGCAATCTCGTGGGCGCGCCGGTGGAAAGAGGGGCGTGA
- a CDS encoding peptidase M48, with product MYRKTFLLLLMAVSALSFYSCTKDYVTGKSTFNLMSESSEIALGQEADPQIVAEYGVYDDQQLAAYIDGIGQNIARVSHRPNIKYTFRVVDSPIVNAFALPGGYVYFTRGILAHFNSEAELAGVMGHEIGHITARHGAEQQSKGQLAQLGLGLGSVLSEEFRQISGAAQVGLSLLFLKFGRNQESESDRLGVEYSTKLGYDAREMAGFFRTIGRLSGESGQSIPNFLSTHPDPGDREVKVHQLAEEWQTKIPYTPKKLDRKDYLRLIDGIVYGEDPRQGFVENNVFYHPELRFQFPTPSGWTVVNSPSSVQMMNAEKNAMIEFSLGKGDNPKQAASNFVQGAQAQVVREQATRVHGMTAHEVESQVQSQSGALQVLSYFIQKENLIYVFHGYTTVALFRNHANTFKNVMTGFDQLRNQAALQKQPLRVRIERSERAGDLATVLRGLRMEEKMLKELAILNGMNLTDQVKRGDYIKVVR from the coding sequence ATGTATCGCAAAACGTTTTTGTTGTTGCTCATGGCCGTGTCGGCGCTTTCGTTTTATTCCTGCACGAAAGATTACGTGACCGGCAAATCCACCTTCAATCTCATGAGCGAATCAAGCGAGATCGCGCTGGGCCAGGAAGCGGATCCGCAAATCGTCGCCGAATACGGCGTGTACGATGACCAGCAATTGGCGGCGTATATCGACGGCATCGGCCAAAACATTGCGCGTGTCTCGCACCGGCCCAACATCAAGTACACGTTTCGCGTGGTCGACAGTCCGATTGTCAACGCCTTTGCCTTGCCGGGCGGTTACGTTTATTTTACGCGTGGCATTCTGGCGCATTTCAACTCGGAGGCGGAATTGGCGGGCGTGATGGGGCATGAAATTGGGCACATCACCGCGCGTCATGGCGCAGAACAGCAATCCAAAGGGCAGCTCGCGCAGCTGGGCCTGGGCCTGGGCTCGGTTTTGTCCGAGGAATTTCGCCAGATTAGCGGCGCCGCGCAAGTCGGCCTGAGCCTGCTGTTTCTAAAATTTGGCCGCAACCAGGAATCCGAGTCGGATCGCCTGGGCGTGGAATATTCCACCAAGTTGGGTTATGATGCGCGTGAAATGGCAGGCTTCTTTCGCACCATCGGCCGGCTCAGCGGCGAGAGCGGACAAAGCATTCCGAATTTTTTATCGACTCACCCGGATCCCGGCGACCGCGAAGTCAAGGTGCATCAGCTTGCCGAGGAATGGCAAACAAAGATCCCCTACACGCCCAAGAAACTGGATCGCAAAGATTATTTGCGGCTGATCGACGGCATCGTCTATGGCGAGGACCCGCGCCAGGGCTTTGTGGAAAACAACGTGTTCTATCATCCTGAATTGCGCTTTCAATTTCCCACGCCGTCGGGTTGGACAGTGGTGAATTCACCCAGCTCGGTGCAGATGATGAATGCGGAAAAGAATGCCATGATCGAATTCAGCCTTGGCAAGGGCGATAATCCCAAACAAGCGGCGAGTAATTTCGTGCAAGGCGCGCAAGCCCAGGTAGTGCGCGAGCAGGCCACCCGCGTACACGGCATGACGGCGCACGAAGTGGAGTCGCAAGTTCAGTCGCAAAGCGGCGCATTGCAGGTATTGTCGTATTTCATCCAAAAAGAAAACCTAATTTATGTATTTCACGGTTATACCACCGTGGCGCTGTTTCGCAATCACGCCAACACCTTCAAAAATGTGATGACCGGCTTCGATCAACTGCGCAATCAGGCGGCATTGCAAAAGCAGCCGTTGCGCGTGCGCATCGAGCGCTCGGAACGCGCCGGCGATCTGGCCACGGTGTTGCGCGGCTTGCGCATGGAAGAAAAAATGCTGAAGGAACTCGCGATTCTCAACGGCATGAATCTCACCGATCAAGTGAAACGCGGCGATTACATTAAAGTAGTGAGATGA